One window of Vidua chalybeata isolate OUT-0048 chromosome 14, bVidCha1 merged haplotype, whole genome shotgun sequence genomic DNA carries:
- the RADX gene encoding RPA-related protein RADX: MTAGSRGPGSCRGRPRLSPGRGGLSAVMQDPTPERAEESRAAASAEGGEAFSLQRVFEEVQGSSQLSAAPAEPPAVTVVAVERYLAQTPPAAPPQYWYDVTLADGARWHRCHLAPRLNGLVQRARLRAGTRLRLTRCSYRYDERRLNRGFLCLEGLERAGGTAAATAGTPPDGHRPLQPLRGDNRHYLPLWNNEDPYGDVWVPDRPPVQVDVDVSKLTNLGHLEMTWRSRVHFHPLLVRILHKSRLRYYGKPEKKMDMPYQAYFEVADGSGMMSMVLWNSLCPEWYHSMKVGTVLLLAKYAIKSSYPFKTHPTPGDSQMKRFATIEICLNVRDPPTEISIIPEEMVKPEWGLPEVKYRFITRSELDDLPHNHSCDVIGLVTFVGRAERARKREHSEDFWLYRWAHAIDGTSDQPFILELFATSQPDVFEHIHPMTYLVCTQMRVMTENPSRTVYLTTSNESQIFITGWHKGQPYTKDAKVKNFIQWTKSQSEADQIKKTVIGGYYPFPRPPDSFLKYCKNNEVESVLKPIGEIGKQIEELHYREHKRIAVQGIITAIRYISCSNAAEEAPGGELVQKDTSQSLGSPSVSKEDCVDKGKNEEVKSFLGPPCTPGEHQHQALLSKGSSAKRKTTRRVRRDAEQGGTSVSPVSSYPYFTRTVRRKLGLDEYQHGPSVQDKNGQAVSDSLQFCTDQEEMSNIAETEETGRTCDSWQSDLWTQVKDKLMNYFHHSKIFPESIPCKFDYAHKDLLMQQYNLHAAVHQPIEARTDKNINEFKSTNGLGYYEVTVLGINHDIAIDVAFLPLFCPDNPHVFQLEDIQNDTLLSYMSCISTCQQNAASSGRLHDTFPLSDEIVKAAKELDGKHVICILDMCHLGDDKVEVFLSKIYKTVEPGVLDPV, translated from the exons ATGACAGCGGGAAGCCGcggcccggggagctgccgggGCCGGCCGCGGCTCTCGCCCGGGAGGGGCGGCCTGAGCGCTGTCATGCAGGACCCTACCCCGGAACGGGCCGAGGAGAGCCGGGCGGCGGCCTCGGCGGAGGGCGGCGAGGCCTTCTCTTTGCAGAGGGTGTTTGAGGAGGTGCAGGGCTCCTCGCAGCTGAGCGCGGCgcccgcggagccgccggcCGTGACGGTGGTGGCGGTGGAGCGGTACCTGGCGCAGacgccgcccgccgcccccccccaGTACTGGTACGACGTGACGCTCGCGGACGGCGCGCGCTGGCACCGCTGCCACCTCGCGCCGCGCCTCAACGGGCTCGTGCAGCGCGCGCGCCTGCGGGCGGGCACGCGCCTCCGCCTCACCCGCTGCTCGTACCGCTACGACGAGAGGCGCCTGAACCGCGGCTTCCTctgcctggaggggctggagcgggcggggggcaccgccgccgccaccgcggGCACCCCGCCCGACGGGCACCgcccgctccagcccctccgCGGGGACAATAGGCACTACCTGCCGCTCTGGAACAACGAGGATCCCTATGGAGACGTGTGGGTACCGGACAGGCCCCCGGTGCAGGTGGATGTGGATG TCTCCAAACTGACTAATCTTGGTCATCTGGAAATGACATGGAGAAGCAGAGTGCATTTCCATCCACTTCTTGTGAGAATCCTGCACAAATCTAGACTAAGGTACTAtggaaaaccagagaaaaaaatggatatGCCTTATCAG gctTACTTTGAAGTTGCTGATGGCTCAGGCATGATGTCAATGGTTTTGTGGAATTCGCTGTGTCCTGAATGGTATCACAGTATGAAGGTTGGCACagtgctgctccttgccaagtATGCCATCAAATCCAGTTACCCGTTTAAAACACACCCCACCCCAGGGGATTCACAGATGAAGAGATTTGCTACAATTG aaATTTGCCTTAATGTTCGAGATCCTCCTACTGAAATAAGTATTATTCCGGAAGAAATGGTTAAGCCGGAGTGGGGATTACCTGAAGTTAAATATAGGTTTATCACAAG GTCAGAGCTGGATGACTTACCGCACAATCATTCCTGTGATGTTATTGGTCTTGTGACATTTGTAGGAAGGGCTGAGCGAGCCagaaaaagag AACACAGTGAAGACTTCTGGCTGTATCGTTGGGCACATGCCATTGATGGGACCTCAGACCAACCATTCATACTGGAATTGTTTGCAACTTCTCAGCCAGATGTGTTTGAGCATATTCATCCAA tgacaTACTTGGTGTGTACACAGATGAGAGTGATGACTGAGAATCCTTCCAGGACAGTTTACCTTACGACTTCAAATGAAAGTCAAATATTCATTACAG GGTGGCACAAGGGCCAGCCATACACCAAGGATGCCAAAGTAAAAAACTTTATTCAGTGGACGAAATCACAAAGTGAAGCTGatcaaataaagaaaactgtCATCGGTGGCTATTACCCTTTTCCACGACCTCCTGATAGCTTTTTGAAATATTGTAAAAACAATGAAG TTGAATCAGTTTTGAAACCCATAGGTGAAATAGGGAAACAGATTGAAGAGCTGCACTACAGAGAACACAAGCGAATTGCTGTTCAGGGAATAATTACGGCCATAAGATACATCAGCTGTAGCAATGCAGCTGAAGAAGCCCCAGGAGGGGAACTCGTCCAG AAAGATACCTCTCAGTCTCTTGGAAGTCCTTCTGTGTCCAAAGAAGACTGTGTtgacaagggaaaaaatgaagaagttaAGTCTTTTCTGGGGCCACCCTGCACTCCTGGGGAGCATCAGCACCAAGCTCTGCTGTCAAAGGGGAGTTCAGCTAAGAGAAAGACAACACGCAGAGTCAGAAGAGATGCAGAACA GGGAGGTACATCTGTTAGTCCTGTATCGTCTTACCCCTATTTTACGCGGACTGTAAGAAGAAAACTAGG cTTAGATGAATATCAGCATGGACCTTCTGTGCAAGATAAAAATGGACAGGCTGTGTCAGACAGTTTGCAGTTTTGCACAG ATCAAGAAGAAATGAGTAATATAGCTGAAACTGAAGAGACTGGAAGAACTTGTGATTCCTGGCAGAGTGACCTGTGGACACAAGTGAAAGACAAgttaatgaattattttcatcaCAGCAAAATTTTCCCAGAAAGTATTCCATGTAAATTTGATTATGCGCACAAAGACTTACTTATGCAACAGTACAACCTTCATGCAGCAGTGCACCAGCCAATAGAAGCcagaacagataaaaatatCAATGAATTTAAAAGTACTAATGGCCTTGGGTATTATGAAGTGACAGTTCTGG GTATAAACCATGACATAGCCATAGATGTTGCTTTTCTTCCACTGTTTTGCCCTGACAATCCCCACGTATTTCAACTGGAAGACATTCAGAATGATACATTATTATCTTATATGAGTTGTATCTCTACATGCCAGCAGaatgctgccagcagtgggagGCTTCATGACACATTTCCTCTTTCAG ATGAAATTGTAAAAGCAGCGAAGGAGCTCGATGGCAAACACGTTATCTGCATCTTGGACATGTGTCACTTGGGTGATGATAAGGTGGAAGTCTTTCTGAGCAAAATCTACAAGACAGTGGAACCAGGTGTGCTGGATCCAGTGTAA